A genome region from Conger conger chromosome 16, fConCon1.1, whole genome shotgun sequence includes the following:
- the LOC133115402 gene encoding zinc finger protein with KRAB and SCAN domains 1-like: MLTSSVAQRRVRPIHCLTLIDINCLKMTKLQILNAYLTERLMVAVREILEVVGDTVSEYQEETARIHRENESLRRKLRDVVIEAETGWTGAPHLLSISLPPSLSPGVSHPLSLSPGASHPLSPPSGVSHPLSLSPGVSHPLSLSPPPGASLPLSLSAAEGSSPVEQQDWSSGLREQLAGAEEQQEVCERRRSRQKEEDVAGPDRSCATEAELQSECGTPGLKKLALEIALSVVSPSSLSVSHELSAMRLAEDAAPRARPRSPAHLRSAQVKTEPDEGPEFKSEQPPELSPAAKAKSHALEPLLEASVGEDSEALGAGVGHMEGTGPQEAGTRMNEIQNESYFVGYRGEKQHRCFQCGKFFSQVCNLKTHLQIHTGERPYTCNWCGKSFTQSADLRRHQRIHTGEKPHRCTWCEKSFTQIGNLKRHLRIHTGERPYCCTLCGKSFNDGDTLKKHRRIHTGERPFRCAHCSKTFTVASSLQNHLRNHLKESKQQC, encoded by the exons ATGCTAACGTCATCAGTCGCACAGAGAAGGGTCAGACCGATTCATTGTCTAACTCTTATCGACATTAattgtttaaaaatgacaaaattacaaATTTTGAACGCGTATCTGACGGAACGGTTAATGGTGGCTGTGCGAGAGATACTGGAGGTGGTGGGTGACACGGTGTCGGAATATCAGGAAGAAACTGCCCGAATCCACCGGGAGAACGAGAGTCTGAGGAGGAAGCTGCGGGATGTGGTGATAGAAGCAGAGACGGGTTGGACGG GAGCTCCTCAccttctttccatctctctccctccctccctctccccaggggtgtcacaccctctctccctctcgccagGGGcgtcacaccctctctcccccccctcaggggtgtcacaccctctctctctctccccaggggtgtcacaccctctctccctctccccccccccaggggcgtcactccctctctccctctcggcgGCTGAGGGGAGCTCTCCCGTAGAGCAGCAGGACTGGAGCTCCGGCCTGAGGGAGCAGCTCGCTGGGGCCGAAGAGCAGCAGGAGGTCTGCGAGCGGCGGAGGAGCCGGCAGAAGGAAGAGGACGTCGCTGGACCGGACCGGTCCTGTGCCACGGAGGCGGAGCTGCAGTCCGAGTGCGGTACCCCCGGACTGAAGAAGCTGGCTTTGGAAATCGCTTTATCCGTGGTCTCGCCTTCCTCCCTGAGCGTCAGCCATGAGCTGAGCGCCATGCGCCTGGCCGAGGACGCTGCTCCTCGCGCGCGGCCCCGGTCCCCGGCTCACCTGCGCTCTGCCCAGGTCAAAACGGAGCCTGACGAGGGACCCGAATTCAAGTCCGAACAGCCCCCTGAGCTGAGCCCGGCAGCCAAAGCGAAATCCCACGCTCTGGAACCTCTGTTAGAAGCGAGTGTGGGCGAAGATTCTGAGGCGCTGGGGGCCGGGGTGGGACACATGGAGGGTACTGGACCACAGGAAGCGGGGACCAGGATGAACGAGATCCAAAATGAGAGCTACTTCGTCGGGTACCGAGGAGAGAAACAGCACCGCTGCTTTCAGTGCGGTAAGTTCTTCAGTCAGGTCTGCAACCTGAAAACCCACCTGCAGATTCACACGGGCGAGAGACCGTACACCTGCAACTGGTGCGGCAAGTCCTTCACTCAGTCAGCGGACCTGAGGCGCCACCAGCGGATCCATACCGGGGAGAAACCACACCGCTGCACCTGGTGCGAGAAGAGTTTCACTCAGATAGGAAACCTCAAAAGACACCTGCGAATTCACACCGGAGAAAGGCCCTACTGCTGCACGCTGTGTGGCAAGAGCTTCAATGACGGGGACACCCTGAAAAAGCACCGCAGAATCCACACGGGGGAGAGGCCGTTCCGCTGCGCTCACTGTTCCAAGACTTTCACTGTGGCCAGCAGCCTGCAGAATCATCTCAGAAATCACTTGAAAGAGAGTAAGCAGCAGTGCTGA